The Fictibacillus phosphorivorans genomic sequence AACGTATCAGTTAAAAGATCTGTTTAAACCCGGAAGTAACTATGTAGAAGTGATCAACCATCATATTAAAGAACAGCTTAAATCAAGGCAGATCGATACACTCGAACCTTTTAAAAGCATCCGGCCAGATCAAGACTTCTATATCGCAGATAAGTCGCTCGTGATCTATTTTCAACTTTATGAAATCACCGCTTATGTATATGGATTTCCCATGTTTCCTATCTCTGTTTTTGATTTTCAGGATATCATTGACGAGAACGGACCACTTGGTAAAATGGCGGTGAATGGCTTATAATTCTAACTCAAATGAATACTAAGTCATGAAAAAACTGCACCTCCAATCGTTAGTGGTGCCTAAAAATTGAGGTGCAGATCATTTTGAGTATCGCTGTTTTGTTTATTATCCATTTATATATAAAACGAAATAGTTTTTAAAAAGCTACTAAAAAAACTTCGAATAAATACGTTACGATATAAGCCTTATTTTTTTGACACATACAACTTTTTATCTTGATCAACCGTTGCTAAATACACAGCCTCAATACAATCCACTTGATGTGTCTTCAGGTTTTCTTTTAGCCACATCAAATCTACGTTTGCTGTTTTAAGATTCTCTTCAAAAAGTTTCCCATCATTTATTACCACTAACGGGATGTTAACTGGAGAAACTGCGGTTTTCATATCTGACGCTGTAACTGGATCGTGTGTACTGTATTTCATGATGCTCAGCTGACCGTTCGGCTCCAACATGCAATACCTCACTTCGGATATATCAAAAACTTTTCTAATCCTAAGCTCAGCTAACAAGAGATCAATATTCATAAAGTGTTTTCTTAAATGTTTCCTAACGATTTTCCCATCATCAATAAGCAACAAGGGTTTGCCGTTAAAAAAATGGGCAAAAGACCTGCTCTTTAAAGAAATCATACTGAGTGCGGTATGCCAGAAGAAAAGCGTTAATATAGGGGTG encodes the following:
- a CDS encoding YetF domain-containing protein translates to MPQVFGELKDITLMGYVIRTILVGVIVFLVGRLVTKRSFSQMTTFDFALIWILGALTVSPLLEGDVTFTRTITPILTLFFWHTALSMISLKSRSFAHFFNGKPLLLIDDGKIVRKHLRKHFMNIDLLLAELRIRKVFDISEVRYCMLEPNGQLSIMKYSTHDPVTASDMKTAVSPVNIPLVVINDGKLFEENLKTANVDLMWLKENLKTHQVDCIEAVYLATVDQDKKLYVSKK